In one window of Nakamurella alba DNA:
- a CDS encoding SDR family NAD(P)-dependent oxidoreductase, whose product MTARLALVTGGSRGIGRCTAEILLARGHAVVITGRDPERLEKAAAELGGDVRTLAMDAADVAGTATSFAEVAPDILVANAGVGYSGTVASTPLTDWDDVIATNVTSAFVAIKAVLPHMLEAGWGRIVTVGSMAAHVPIRYGIAYTASKHALWGLTRAVSVECRKKGVTANMVAPAFVRTDMTRANAELLGGPIEEAEAKLGALSTWGRLIEPEEVAEQICRFTGPEADGITGTSVTMGFDSTLDTDPLTV is encoded by the coding sequence ATGACCGCCCGACTGGCGCTGGTCACCGGCGGCAGCCGTGGCATCGGCCGGTGCACGGCGGAGATCCTGCTGGCCCGGGGCCATGCCGTGGTGATCACCGGCCGGGACCCGGAGCGGCTGGAGAAGGCTGCCGCCGAGCTCGGCGGGGACGTCCGCACCCTGGCGATGGACGCCGCGGACGTGGCCGGGACGGCGACCTCGTTCGCCGAGGTGGCGCCCGACATCCTCGTCGCCAACGCCGGTGTCGGCTACTCCGGCACCGTCGCCTCCACCCCGCTCACCGACTGGGACGATGTCATCGCGACCAACGTCACGAGTGCGTTCGTCGCGATCAAGGCCGTGCTGCCGCACATGCTGGAGGCCGGGTGGGGGCGCATCGTCACCGTCGGGTCGATGGCGGCGCACGTGCCGATCCGCTACGGGATCGCCTACACCGCCTCGAAGCACGCGCTGTGGGGACTGACCAGGGCGGTCTCCGTGGAGTGCCGGAAGAAGGGGGTCACCGCCAACATGGTGGCCCCGGCTTTCGTGCGCACCGACATGACGCGCGCCAACGCCGAGCTGCTCGGTGGTCCGATCGAGGAGGCCGAGGCCAAGCTCGGCGCGCTGTCCACCTGGGGCCGGCTGATCGAGCCGGAGGAGGTGGCCGAGCAGATCTGCCGGTTCACCGGCCCGGAGGCCGACGGCATCACCGGTACCTCGGTGACCATGGGCTTCGACAGCACCCTGGACACCGACCCGCTGACCGTCTGA
- a CDS encoding LLM class flavin-dependent oxidoreductase: protein MPDYHRPLSFGTFLTPVNDPPSQPVDLARRSEEWGYDLVTFQDHPYQPTFHDTWTLLCWVAARTTTIQLSANVLNLPLRLPAVAARAAASLDLLSGGRVQLGLGSGAFWDAIEAMGGRRLTPAEAVTSLEEAIGIIRGVWDPAERRPLRVAGTVYSVDGAKRGPAPAHDIPIHIGAYKPRMLRLVGRSADGWLPSLPYLQPGDLEKGNRTIDDAAVAAGRDPREIRRLLNVMGQFGSARAADKILTGPPATWVEDLLPLAVEQGVDTFVLGSDDPYSLQMFAEEVAPALREAVAEHRGPGAADLAPVRSAEVRARRRPGIDYEAVPARLTAIEPGDARFGRVRNTYMRGGSPGLVLQAGSVQDVVTALEFARRQQVPLAVRSGGHGISGRSTNDGGIVIDLAGMNEITVLDEARRIVRLGPGARWGEVAAALDPYGWALSSGDYGGVGVGGLATAGGIGWLARQHGLTVDHLRAVEIVLSDGTLVRADAEHEPDLFWAVRGAGANFGIVTAFEFEVDEVGDVGWAQLAIRVDDIADYLVRFGAVMEAAPRDLTCFLIMGATRPGRPQVAQLMAMVDCDDPDTIISRLQPLADTGPLLDQSVSLTRYASVMNNASPAAHNGQGDPVARSGLIDHLTPAFTSGIAGLLDAGTSYFFQIRCVGGAVGDVDPAATAYGNRSANFSVIAFGGDRARLDDRWDALHPHFSGLYPSFDTDLREARLDDAFPPATIARLRDLKRRYDPDNVFRDNFNIRPEQAVTG from the coding sequence ATGCCCGACTACCACCGGCCGCTCAGCTTCGGCACGTTCCTCACCCCGGTGAACGATCCGCCGTCCCAGCCGGTCGACCTCGCGCGGCGCAGCGAGGAGTGGGGCTACGACCTCGTCACCTTCCAGGACCACCCCTATCAGCCGACCTTCCACGACACCTGGACCTTGCTCTGCTGGGTGGCTGCCCGCACCACCACGATCCAGTTGTCGGCGAACGTGCTGAACCTCCCGCTGCGCCTGCCGGCGGTCGCGGCGCGGGCGGCGGCGAGTCTGGACCTGCTGTCCGGCGGCCGGGTGCAGCTCGGCCTGGGATCGGGCGCCTTCTGGGACGCGATCGAGGCGATGGGCGGGCGCCGTCTGACGCCGGCCGAAGCGGTGACCTCCCTGGAGGAGGCGATCGGGATCATCCGCGGCGTCTGGGATCCCGCCGAGCGCCGACCGTTGCGGGTGGCCGGCACCGTGTACTCGGTCGACGGCGCGAAGCGTGGGCCGGCACCGGCGCACGACATCCCCATCCACATCGGGGCCTACAAGCCCCGGATGCTCCGCTTGGTCGGGCGCTCGGCCGACGGCTGGCTGCCGTCGCTGCCGTACCTGCAGCCCGGGGATCTCGAGAAGGGGAACCGGACGATCGACGATGCCGCGGTCGCGGCCGGGCGGGATCCGCGCGAGATCCGGCGGCTGCTCAACGTGATGGGGCAGTTCGGTTCGGCCCGGGCCGCCGACAAGATCCTCACCGGGCCCCCGGCGACCTGGGTCGAAGACCTGCTTCCGCTGGCCGTCGAGCAGGGCGTCGACACCTTCGTCCTCGGCTCCGACGACCCGTACTCGCTCCAGATGTTCGCCGAGGAGGTCGCGCCTGCGCTGCGGGAGGCGGTCGCGGAGCACCGTGGCCCGGGTGCCGCCGATCTCGCCCCGGTGCGGAGTGCAGAGGTGCGCGCGCGTCGACGACCGGGAATCGACTACGAGGCCGTCCCCGCCCGGCTCACTGCGATCGAGCCCGGGGACGCGCGGTTCGGCCGGGTCCGCAACACCTACATGCGCGGCGGCTCACCGGGTCTGGTCCTGCAGGCCGGATCCGTGCAGGACGTGGTGACCGCACTCGAGTTCGCCCGCCGGCAGCAGGTCCCACTGGCGGTGCGCAGCGGCGGCCACGGCATCAGCGGGCGGTCGACGAACGACGGCGGCATCGTGATCGACCTGGCCGGGATGAACGAGATCACCGTGCTGGACGAGGCGCGGCGGATCGTCCGGCTCGGCCCGGGGGCGAGGTGGGGCGAGGTGGCCGCGGCCCTCGACCCGTACGGCTGGGCGCTCAGCTCCGGCGATTACGGCGGGGTCGGCGTCGGCGGGCTGGCCACAGCGGGCGGGATCGGCTGGCTGGCCCGTCAGCACGGGTTGACCGTCGACCACCTGCGCGCGGTTGAGATCGTGCTCTCGGACGGGACTCTCGTGCGGGCCGACGCGGAGCACGAGCCGGATCTGTTCTGGGCGGTGCGGGGCGCCGGGGCCAACTTCGGCATCGTCACGGCGTTCGAGTTCGAGGTGGACGAGGTCGGTGACGTGGGCTGGGCCCAGCTCGCGATCCGGGTGGACGACATCGCCGACTACCTGGTGCGGTTCGGTGCGGTGATGGAGGCAGCGCCCCGCGACCTGACCTGCTTCCTGATCATGGGCGCGACCCGGCCCGGGCGGCCGCAGGTGGCCCAGCTGATGGCAATGGTGGACTGCGACGACCCGGACACGATCATCTCCCGCCTGCAACCGCTCGCCGACACCGGACCGCTGCTGGACCAGTCGGTCTCGCTCACCCGGTACGCGAGCGTGATGAACAACGCCAGCCCGGCCGCCCACAACGGTCAGGGTGACCCGGTGGCGAGATCCGGTCTGATCGACCACCTGACCCCGGCGTTCACCTCCGGGATCGCCGGCCTGCTCGACGCAGGCACCAGCTATTTCTTCCAGATCCGCTGTGTCGGCGGTGCTGTCGGCGACGTCGATCCTGCCGCCACCGCCTACGGCAACCGGTCGGCCAACTTCTCGGTGATCGCGTTCGGCGGTGACAGGGCGCGGCTCGACGACCGCTGGGACGCCCTGCACCCGCACTTCTCCGGCCTGTACCCCAGTTTCGACACCGACCTGCGCGAGGCGAGACTCGACGATGCCTTCCCACCCGCGACCATCGCGCGGCTGCGCGATCTCAAGCGCCGCTACGACCCGGACAACGTGTTCCGTGACAACTTCAACATCCGTCCCGAGCAGGCGGTGACCGGCTGA
- a CDS encoding 3-hydroxyacyl-CoA dehydrogenase NAD-binding domain-containing protein, which yields MTVISRTDDGSVAVLTLDVPGRSTNVVDEQVLAELADHHSALEADPAIEAFVVTSGKKSGFGAGADLDWLPQLVARPDAAEYLGGVHALMARIAGSGTPMVAAVDGFAFGGALELLLAGEEIVVTPSATLGLPEVTLGLLPGGAGTQLVRRWLTAEQALDVLLTGRPLTAAAAQEAGLVQEIVAPEDLLAVAIGRARAAAARTTRRTDRDSSESLAAAAASRRETLAPAAGSAPDRILGAVAAGAAGGFAAGSAAEVAAFLDLAVSPTSLALRHLFQAEADIKRRSRSDGAPVSALGVVGAGRMGAAIAATAVTKGLQAVVRDVGQDKVDEAHGYLDQVLSRTKASPDKRAAAEERWSGTTEWEGFAGADAVIEAVFELPSLKNETLSAISGLVAPDALISTNTSAIPISSLAPAVSNPGRFMGTHFFSPVDRMPLVELIPHTGTDPATVARVAGLARSLGKVPVVVADVPGFLTSRVYARWLIEGVRLLLEGVPVPAVDAAAKAGGFPVGPLQAHDEASLDLVVKASITQVAEAVMTDRLDVATVRAALEKLIAAGVTGRKDGSGFYAYADGRRSGANPLVADTLGVTADVDAVPADVVRDRLLYAFASECWVCWDEGIVCHPDDGDVAAVLGIGFPRPLGGPYHWADAVGAATVVARAAELDPVAFPVGARLPAFAADGGSFAAETRLAVPGRPA from the coding sequence ATGACCGTGATCAGCCGTACCGACGACGGGTCCGTGGCCGTCCTGACGCTCGACGTCCCGGGCCGGTCCACCAACGTGGTGGACGAGCAGGTGCTCGCCGAGCTGGCCGACCACCACAGTGCTCTCGAGGCCGACCCGGCGATCGAGGCCTTCGTCGTCACCTCGGGCAAGAAGAGCGGCTTCGGGGCCGGTGCCGACCTCGACTGGCTCCCGCAGCTCGTCGCCCGACCGGATGCCGCCGAGTACCTCGGTGGTGTGCACGCGCTGATGGCACGGATCGCCGGCTCCGGTACACCGATGGTCGCGGCGGTCGACGGGTTCGCGTTCGGCGGCGCCCTGGAACTGCTGCTCGCCGGGGAGGAGATCGTGGTGACGCCGTCGGCCACCCTGGGCCTGCCGGAGGTCACACTCGGGCTGCTGCCCGGTGGGGCCGGCACCCAGCTGGTCCGCCGCTGGCTCACCGCCGAGCAGGCCCTCGACGTCCTGCTCACCGGCCGTCCGCTGACCGCCGCGGCGGCGCAGGAGGCCGGCCTGGTGCAGGAGATCGTGGCCCCCGAGGACCTGCTGGCCGTCGCCATCGGCCGGGCGCGGGCTGCTGCCGCCCGCACCACCCGTCGTACCGACCGCGACAGCAGCGAGTCGCTCGCAGCCGCAGCTGCATCCCGGCGCGAGACCCTCGCCCCGGCCGCCGGTTCCGCGCCCGACCGGATCCTGGGGGCGGTGGCCGCAGGGGCAGCCGGCGGATTCGCCGCCGGGTCGGCTGCGGAGGTGGCCGCGTTCCTGGACCTGGCCGTCTCGCCCACCTCCCTCGCACTGCGCCACCTGTTCCAGGCCGAGGCGGACATCAAGCGCCGCAGCCGGTCCGACGGTGCACCGGTGTCGGCCCTCGGCGTGGTCGGGGCCGGCCGGATGGGTGCGGCGATCGCTGCCACCGCGGTCACCAAGGGTCTGCAGGCGGTGGTCAGGGACGTCGGTCAGGACAAGGTGGACGAGGCGCACGGCTACCTCGACCAGGTCCTCTCGCGCACCAAGGCCTCGCCGGACAAGCGGGCCGCGGCCGAGGAACGATGGTCGGGCACGACGGAGTGGGAGGGCTTCGCCGGCGCTGACGCGGTGATCGAGGCGGTCTTCGAACTGCCCTCGCTCAAGAACGAGACCCTCTCCGCGATCTCCGGTCTCGTCGCACCGGATGCACTGATCAGCACCAACACCTCGGCGATCCCGATCTCGTCGCTGGCCCCCGCGGTGTCCAACCCGGGCCGGTTCATGGGCACCCACTTCTTCTCCCCGGTGGACCGCATGCCGCTGGTCGAGCTGATCCCGCACACCGGCACCGACCCGGCCACGGTGGCCCGGGTGGCCGGCCTGGCCCGGTCCCTGGGCAAGGTGCCGGTCGTGGTCGCCGACGTGCCCGGCTTCCTCACCTCGCGGGTCTACGCCCGCTGGCTCATCGAGGGCGTCCGGCTGCTGCTGGAGGGCGTGCCGGTACCGGCCGTCGACGCGGCGGCCAAGGCCGGCGGCTTCCCGGTCGGGCCACTGCAGGCGCACGACGAGGCGTCGCTGGACCTGGTGGTCAAGGCCAGCATCACCCAGGTCGCCGAGGCGGTGATGACCGACCGGCTCGATGTCGCGACGGTCCGGGCCGCCCTGGAGAAGCTCATCGCCGCCGGGGTCACCGGCCGTAAGGACGGCTCCGGCTTCTACGCCTACGCCGACGGCCGCCGGTCCGGCGCCAACCCTCTGGTGGCCGACACCCTGGGCGTCACTGCCGATGTCGACGCCGTTCCGGCCGACGTGGTCCGCGACCGGCTGCTGTACGCCTTCGCCTCGGAGTGCTGGGTCTGCTGGGACGAGGGCATCGTCTGCCACCCGGACGATGGCGACGTGGCCGCGGTGCTGGGCATCGGGTTCCCCCGCCCGCTGGGCGGCCCGTACCACTGGGCCGATGCCGTCGGCGCCGCCACCGTCGTCGCCCGGGCGGCCGAGCTGGATCCGGTGGCCTTCCCGGTCGGTGCCCGGCTGCCCGCGTTCGCGGCCGATGGCGGCAGCTTCGCCGCCGAGACCCGGCTCGCGGTGCCGGGCCGGCCGGCATGA
- a CDS encoding nuclear transport factor 2 family protein produces MPGPDLHPLSALLRRYAYSYTASHDLSIIGELMVDDYELLMGPFVARGREQHYRPATEKQYRQYPGLGFTVHELLNNGSRAAFRFSEHGRSLRNGQDAVWRGISLYEYDGERLTRCRVEQDYESRQRQAADGRADVIPAPAMDPWTAPPAPADAAGEQLVRDHLCSAAFLTAPGIVFDAEDAGDHPENRVRLDAPTVEVLDLFGAGPAVAAHVAVDGSYLGGLGDGFASAVGSTARLYATAILHVAPATGDITGHVVTDRLACGRRLSAAIA; encoded by the coding sequence ATGCCCGGCCCGGACCTGCATCCGCTCAGCGCACTGCTGCGCCGATACGCCTATTCCTACACCGCATCTCACGACCTGTCGATCATCGGCGAGCTGATGGTGGACGACTACGAGCTGCTGATGGGCCCGTTCGTGGCCCGCGGCCGGGAGCAGCACTACCGGCCCGCGACCGAGAAGCAGTACCGGCAGTACCCCGGGCTCGGATTCACGGTGCACGAGCTGCTCAACAACGGCTCGCGCGCCGCGTTCCGCTTCTCCGAGCACGGCCGTTCGCTCCGCAACGGGCAGGACGCCGTCTGGCGCGGTATCAGCCTGTACGAGTACGACGGGGAGCGGTTGACCCGGTGCCGGGTCGAGCAGGACTACGAGTCGCGGCAACGGCAGGCCGCCGACGGACGGGCCGACGTCATCCCCGCGCCCGCGATGGATCCGTGGACCGCCCCGCCCGCGCCTGCGGACGCCGCGGGCGAGCAACTCGTTCGGGACCATCTCTGCAGCGCAGCGTTTCTCACGGCGCCGGGGATCGTCTTCGACGCCGAGGACGCGGGTGACCATCCGGAGAACCGGGTGCGGCTCGATGCCCCGACCGTGGAGGTGCTCGACCTGTTCGGCGCCGGCCCGGCGGTGGCCGCGCACGTGGCGGTCGACGGCAGCTACCTGGGCGGCCTCGGCGACGGGTTCGCGTCGGCCGTCGGCTCGACCGCGCGGCTGTACGCCACCGCCATCCTGCACGTCGCGCCGGCCACCGGGGACATCACCGGCCACGTGGTGACCGACCGGCTGGCCTGCGGTCGCCGACTCTCGGCGGCGATCGCATGA
- a CDS encoding dihydrofolate reductase family protein — protein MRKLINSTYITLDGHIENPMFTMDYFDEEAGAVAGAITEAADAMLMGRATYDGMSQAWPNRDENDPSTGAAYFNNVKKYVASTTLTDPTWKNTEVLQGDLVEAVTALKATEGKDIIQYGYGSVTDQLVKAGLVDEVIFWIHPVLVGGPSLTSPLQDAAATFELIGTKVFGNGVIVATYRPKTAG, from the coding sequence ATGCGCAAGCTGATCAACTCGACCTACATCACCCTCGACGGCCACATCGAGAACCCTATGTTCACGATGGACTACTTCGACGAGGAGGCCGGCGCCGTCGCCGGTGCCATCACCGAGGCCGCCGACGCGATGCTGATGGGGCGGGCCACGTACGACGGGATGTCGCAGGCCTGGCCGAACCGGGACGAGAACGACCCGTCCACCGGCGCCGCCTACTTCAACAACGTCAAGAAGTACGTCGCCTCCACCACGCTGACCGATCCCACCTGGAAGAACACCGAGGTGCTGCAGGGCGACCTGGTCGAAGCGGTCACCGCACTGAAGGCCACCGAGGGCAAGGACATCATCCAGTACGGCTACGGCTCGGTCACCGACCAGCTGGTCAAGGCCGGTCTGGTGGACGAGGTGATCTTCTGGATCCACCCGGTCCTGGTCGGCGGCCCCTCGCTGACCTCGCCGCTGCAGGACGCCGCGGCCACGTTCGAGCTGATCGGCACCAAGGTCTTCGGCAACGGCGTGATCGTCGCGACCTACCGCCCGAAGACCGCCGGCTGA
- a CDS encoding VOC family protein encodes MAIIDSSGFSHVRLTVSDIARSKAFYSQVLGWPIAVDMSDHVDEPGVREAPEKFYGGTVFSTPSGALLGLRPVAPGDSVFDPDQAGLDHVSFAVASRDDLVAAAERFSAEGIEHGEVIDLTAAGMAILSFQDPDGINLELSAPLG; translated from the coding sequence ATGGCCATCATCGACAGTTCCGGTTTCTCCCACGTCCGGCTCACCGTCAGCGACATCGCCCGGTCCAAGGCCTTCTACTCGCAGGTGTTGGGCTGGCCGATCGCCGTGGACATGTCCGACCACGTGGACGAACCGGGGGTCCGTGAGGCTCCCGAGAAGTTCTACGGCGGCACGGTGTTCAGCACGCCCTCCGGCGCACTCCTCGGGCTTCGCCCGGTGGCGCCCGGTGACAGCGTCTTCGATCCGGACCAGGCCGGTCTCGATCACGTCAGCTTCGCGGTCGCGTCCCGGGACGACCTGGTCGCGGCGGCGGAGCGCTTCTCCGCGGAGGGCATCGAGCACGGTGAGGTCATCGACCTGACCGCGGCCGGCATGGCGATCCTGTCGTTCCAGGACCCGGACGGCATCAACCTGGAGTTGTCCGCTCCGCTGGGCTGA
- a CDS encoding MarR family winged helix-turn-helix transcriptional regulator, translated as MTNRPATAAPPDDPLTLDQQVCFALVVASRGVLSLYRPLLEPMGLTHPQYLVMLALWEKDPRSVKELSEVLDLDPGTLSPLLKRLEASGLVERRRSTTDERLLAVTLTGPGRALRTKALEIPPAIVQRLGMPLDQLERLRDDLHRLMAAAATDRAGES; from the coding sequence GTGACCAACAGGCCCGCTACCGCTGCCCCACCCGACGATCCGCTGACGCTCGATCAGCAGGTGTGTTTCGCCCTCGTCGTGGCGTCGCGGGGTGTGCTGTCGCTGTACCGGCCGCTGCTCGAACCGATGGGGCTGACGCACCCGCAGTACCTGGTGATGCTGGCGCTGTGGGAGAAGGATCCGCGGTCGGTCAAGGAGCTGTCCGAGGTGCTGGACCTGGACCCGGGCACGCTCTCGCCGTTGCTCAAGCGCCTGGAGGCCTCCGGTCTGGTCGAGCGACGGCGCTCGACGACCGACGAGCGGCTGCTCGCGGTGACGCTGACCGGCCCCGGTCGCGCACTGCGGACAAAGGCGTTGGAGATCCCACCGGCAATCGTCCAGCGGCTCGGGATGCCGCTCGACCAACTCGAGCGGCTACGGGACGACCTGCACCGGCTGATGGCGGCCGCCGCCACGGATCGGGCAGGAGAGAGCTGA
- a CDS encoding PhzF family phenazine biosynthesis protein — protein MRFSQIDVFTDEFLLGNPVAVVHDADTLDDATMAAFARWTNLSETTFLLSPTDPAADYRLRIFTAAGELPFAGHPTLGSARAWLEAGGVPHRSSELVQECGVGLVRVRITDQRLAFAAPPRLRSGPVSEADLAAVLDGLGLRPDEILGAQWADNGPGWLAVLLRGADAVLALQREELRLDGVPNIGVVGAYPPGSPAQYEVRAFVSREGEDPVTGSLNASIAQWLIGAGIAPRSYLASQGTRLQRRGRVSVEAVGDDIWVGGGTVVGITGEVALGAD, from the coding sequence ATGCGCTTCAGCCAGATCGACGTGTTCACCGATGAGTTCCTGCTGGGCAACCCGGTCGCGGTGGTGCACGACGCGGACACGCTCGACGACGCGACGATGGCCGCGTTCGCCCGGTGGACGAACCTCAGCGAGACGACGTTCCTGCTGTCCCCCACCGACCCGGCCGCCGACTACCGGCTGCGGATCTTCACCGCGGCCGGCGAACTGCCGTTCGCCGGCCACCCCACCCTCGGATCCGCCCGGGCCTGGCTGGAGGCGGGAGGAGTCCCCCACCGGTCGTCCGAACTCGTCCAGGAATGCGGCGTCGGGCTGGTGCGGGTGCGGATCACCGACCAGCGGCTGGCCTTCGCGGCGCCGCCGCGGCTGCGGTCCGGACCGGTGTCCGAGGCGGACCTGGCTGCGGTGTTGGACGGTCTCGGGCTGAGGCCGGACGAGATCCTGGGTGCGCAGTGGGCGGACAACGGTCCGGGCTGGCTGGCGGTGCTGCTGCGGGGCGCCGACGCCGTCCTGGCGCTGCAGCGCGAGGAACTTCGGCTGGACGGCGTCCCGAACATCGGCGTGGTCGGCGCCTACCCGCCGGGCTCGCCCGCGCAGTACGAGGTTCGGGCCTTCGTGAGCCGAGAGGGAGAGGACCCGGTGACCGGTAGTCTCAACGCCTCGATCGCGCAGTGGCTGATCGGGGCCGGCATCGCGCCGCGCTCCTACCTCGCGTCCCAGGGCACCCGGTTGCAGCGGCGCGGCCGGGTGTCGGTCGAGGCCGTCGGCGATGACATCTGGGTGGGCGGCGGCACTGTCGTCGGCATCACCGGCGAGGTGGCACTCGGCGCCGACTGA
- a CDS encoding SDR family oxidoreductase, producing the protein MTSRFAVGKALVTGGAQGIGAAIGRRLAEEGMSVALVDRNEQGALATAAAIGEATGSRVFGYGADVTDAAGLGATVGKAAAEMGGLDCYIGNAGITRDKAFHKLTDEDWDAVIAVNLTGVFNGLRACAPWLRAPGPGRVVLISSVVAKAGNFGQMNYIAAKAGVVGLVRSGASELARAGTTVNGIRPGFIETDMTAAMPEEAQAAMRAASPLGRAGTPADIAGAVAFLCSEDASFVTGHILDVNGGMAF; encoded by the coding sequence ATGACGTCCCGGTTCGCAGTCGGCAAGGCCCTGGTCACCGGGGGCGCCCAGGGCATCGGTGCCGCGATCGGTCGGCGGCTCGCCGAGGAAGGGATGAGCGTCGCCCTGGTCGACCGGAACGAGCAGGGAGCACTGGCGACCGCCGCTGCCATCGGCGAGGCCACCGGCAGCCGGGTCTTCGGGTACGGCGCGGACGTCACCGATGCGGCCGGCCTCGGGGCGACCGTGGGGAAGGCCGCTGCCGAGATGGGCGGCCTGGACTGCTACATCGGCAACGCCGGCATCACGCGCGACAAGGCCTTCCACAAGCTCACCGACGAGGACTGGGACGCCGTCATCGCCGTCAACCTGACCGGTGTGTTCAACGGTCTACGGGCCTGCGCGCCGTGGCTGCGCGCACCTGGGCCCGGCCGGGTGGTGCTGATCTCGTCGGTGGTGGCCAAGGCGGGCAACTTCGGCCAGATGAACTACATCGCAGCCAAGGCCGGGGTTGTCGGACTGGTCCGCTCCGGGGCTTCCGAGCTCGCCCGTGCCGGCACCACCGTCAACGGCATCCGGCCCGGCTTCATCGAGACCGACATGACCGCGGCGATGCCGGAGGAAGCACAGGCGGCCATGCGTGCGGCCAGCCCGCTCGGCCGCGCCGGCACGCCGGCCGACATCGCCGGAGCGGTGGCCTTCCTCTGCTCCGAGGACGCTTCCTTCGTCACCGGCCACATCCTCGACGTGAACGGTGGCATGGCCTTCTGA
- a CDS encoding VOC family protein: MTALPGGLPTGSLPDAAFEVFHTGFVVSDIERDMADLSRLLGVRWTPIEDRTMVLKGPDGPVRPEMRLAYTVEGPHHLEVIQAVPGTLWALQPVGVGGIIAPHHIGAWCDDVPAASAALAASGSPMLATYDSGQDGASGFAYHRLPGGVLLEICASSRRPGFEAWFAGGPFPVGN; the protein is encoded by the coding sequence ATGACCGCCCTCCCCGGCGGACTGCCCACGGGTTCGCTGCCGGACGCCGCCTTCGAGGTCTTCCACACCGGCTTCGTGGTCTCCGACATCGAACGCGACATGGCGGATCTCAGCCGTCTGCTCGGAGTGCGCTGGACGCCGATCGAGGACCGCACGATGGTGCTGAAGGGCCCGGACGGCCCGGTGCGGCCGGAGATGCGTCTGGCCTACACCGTCGAGGGCCCGCATCACCTCGAGGTGATCCAGGCCGTGCCCGGCACGCTGTGGGCACTGCAGCCGGTCGGGGTCGGCGGCATCATCGCCCCGCACCACATCGGCGCCTGGTGCGACGACGTGCCCGCGGCGTCCGCCGCGCTCGCGGCATCCGGGTCCCCGATGCTGGCCACCTACGACTCCGGCCAGGACGGCGCGTCCGGCTTCGCCTACCACCGGCTCCCCGGCGGCGTGCTGCTGGAGATCTGCGCGTCGTCCCGGCGGCCCGGGTTCGAGGCATGGTTCGCCGGAGGACCCTTCCCGGTCGGCAACTGA